The genomic stretch GCAGATCGTAGTGTCGTTGTAGGATTAGCTTTTTATTATCTCAGCTTTCAAAACTTTTCAGGATGAATGCTATTCAAAAAATTGTTTTTGCAGGCTATATTATCTTGTTCTGCATATGCTGTTTACCGCTACAGGCACAGCAGAGAAGCGAAATCATATTAAAGATTGAAGATGAACAAACCCATACTCCGGTGATTGGCGCTGCTGTAACGGATGATGGCAGGGAAAATATTCAGATTTCCGATTCTCTTGGGGTGGTGCGATGGGATGGGGTCAAGCATTTTCCTATAGTGCTGCAGGTGTCAGGCATAGGTTATCAATCCCGGCGTATGGCGATTAACGGTTATCCGCAGGATACTTTGCGGGTTATGTTGCATCCTCTGAGCCAGGCATTGCAGCAGGTAGTAATTACTGCGACCCGCATTCCGCAACCCATAGCTGATATCCCCACGCATGTGCAGGTAGTTGATGAAGAAGATATTGAAGAAGGCACAGCTATGTCGCCCGGTAATATTCGGGAGCTGCTTACGGAACTATCGGGCACGCAGGTGCAGCAAACATCTGCCGTTTCGGGCTATGCCAGCATACGGCTGCTGGGGCTGGATGGGATATACACCCAATTGCTAAAAGATGGTTTTCCGTTGTATGGCGGACTGTCTGGCTCTTTAAGCATGTTGCAAATTCCTCCACTCGATTTGCAAAGAGTTGAAGTCATCAAAGGTGCCAGCTCTGCCCTATATGGCGGAGATGCCATTGCCGGCGTGATCAATCTGGTATCGAAGCAGCCAACGTTTACGCCGACCTGGACGATGGTCGTCAATCAGACCCATAAAGGAGGAACGGATCTGGGAAGTTATTTTGCATCCCGCAACCAACGCATAGGTACAACATGGATGGCTGATTATAGCCTCCAGCAACCTTTTGATGTCAATCACGACGGATTTTCGGATCTCCCCTTCCTGAGGCAGTTTACCCTGCAGCCTTCCGGCTATCTGTATTTTCGCGACAGCAGCCAGCTTCGCCTGACCCTGCATGTTTTTCACGAACAACGAAAGGGAGGCGACATGCAGGCATTGAAATCCGGAGCCGACAGCCTGCATCCGTATGTACAGCAAAGCGTGACCTCGCGGGAGGATGCAGAATTGCTCTATCAGCGAAAGATTCACAACGCCATTTTTACGGTCAAAACCAGCGGAGTCACATATCGCAGGCAGCTGAATGCTTTTGTGGGCCGTCAATACGATTCTTATTCAGAAATCAGCTATGCACCTGCATGGAAAAAGAATCACATGGTAGCCGGACTGAATGTGCTGACAGATCATTATCTGCCTGCAGCCGGTGATAGTAGCGCACCACCGTCGTATGATTATCATACTTTAGGTTTGTTTATGCAGGACGACTGGGAAGTATGGCAACCATTCACCGTGGAAGCCGGTTTGCGGCTCGATTGGCACAATGTATACGGACGTTTTCTTTTACCCCGGCTCATGTTGTTGTGGAAGCCTCTGGCAGGCCTTGAACTTCGCAGTGGATTGGGTTGGGGGTACAAAATTCCAGACTTTTTCAATGCACAGGCAGAAGAGAATGGTTATCTGCATGTGGCTGCAGCGTCAGGGGCGCTGCTGCCGGCTCGGGCTTTGAGTATATCAGGCGATGCATATTATCACCGGACATTTACCAACGGACTGAGCCTAAGTTGGGATCAGGGAATCTACATTACCCGCCTGAACCATGCGCTGGTAGATACTGCCCAACAAGCAGGCCTCTCGACCGGAAGCATAGTATTTGCCAATGCGCCGGCACCCATCCTTACCACAGCACTGGAATCGAATGTGCACCTGCAACTTTCGCCCTGGGAGGCTTATTTCGGATATACCTTTATCCATGCTGTGCGCAGGTACGACAAGCTTCATCCTGATTTGCCTCTCACGCCGCGTGGCAGGTTTGTTTCCACGCTGCTATGGCACTGGGACGGAGTGAAATGTGGCATAGAAGCGTTTTATACCGGACATCAGCATCTGGATGGTGGCACGCTTACGCAGGCTTACTGGACATTTGACCTGATGGTTGCCCGGCAATTTTCCCGATTCTTGATCCTGTTGAATGCAGAAAATATCACAGATACCCGCCAATCCCGATGGGGACCTCTTTTCACGGGTTCCCCTGCGCATCCGCAATTCAAGGAAATCTATGCTCCGCTGGATGGCCGTGTGATCAATATCTCAGTGAAATGGGATATTTTGGGTAAGGCAGAGCAGGATGATTAGCTTTTTCATAGCTTTGTAAGCTGTTTTGCGGGCGTTTTGAAAGGGATTGGATATTGTTTCCAGCGGAAGTAGCTCAGTTGGTAGAGCATCAGCTTCCCAAGCTGAGGGCCGCGGGTTCGACTCCCGTCTTCCGCTCATGGCGACAGATGTTTGTTTGAACGCAGAAACTTGTACAAAGCAATCCGGACGGCAGCACATCAACTTCCAAGGCTGAGGGCCGCAGGTTTTCGTTTTATTCCGCTTTGCAATATCTTACCTGATCGGCTTTTCATACCTTTGATTTTCATGGGATACATTGTCATCAGCGGGGGCAGCAAAGGCATCGGGAGAGCCATTGCTTTGCATTTTGCCCGGCAACACTGGCATATAGCCATTTGTGGACGCGATGAAACGGCTCTTCAGGCCGTGTTACAGGAAACCAGAAGGCTACATCCGGGAGGAGAGATGATTGCCGCGCGCGTGGATATGTCTGACAAGGAGCAGGTGTCATCTTTTGCCCGGCTTGTGCAGCAGCGTTTTCCGGCCGTTGATGTGCTGGTAAACAATGCCGGTATTTTTGAACCCGGGGCCGTGCATCAGGAAGCGGAAGGGCAGCTGGAACGTCTGATGGCCAGCAATCTCTACAGTGCCTATTATCTTACGCGTGCTCTGTTGCCTGTGATGATAGCCCGCCGGCAGGGACATATATTCAACATGTGTTCTGTTGCCAGTTTGCAGGCCTATGCCAATGGCGGATCCTACAGTATCAGCAAATTTGCATTGCTGGGCTTTTCCCGCAACCTGCGGGAAGAGTTAAAACCTTATCGGATCAAGGTTACAGCTATTATGCCTGGCCCTACCCTTACCGACTCATGGGCAGGCTATCCAGCACCTGCCACGCGTTTTATCCCTCCGGAGGATATTGCTAGTCTGGTATGGCAGCTGAATTGTTTAGCTCCCCAGACCGTGGTGGAAGAATTGATTGTACGGCCTGTGGAAGGAGATATTCCGGCTGACACATAAGATTTTTTCACCATTTTTAACTTAGCCCTAACAGCCTGTGGCAGCGGCTTTGGATATATTTGTCTGCAGATACAACATGAAACGCGGTATCCTTTACAGCTGGAAAGTGATGCTTTGCTGCGGGTTGTGGCTCTGGGCGGGATGGAAAGCCGCAGGGCAATCTTCACCCGTGCATTTTACCACCCGTGTGCAATCGCATACTGTTGACCTGCATCAGCCTTTTCAGGTACAGTTTGTATTGGAAAATGCCCAGCGCATCACGGCATTTACACCCCCTTCCTTCAGGGGTTTTCAGGTATTGCAAAATTTTCAATCCCAACAAACCAGCATCATCAATGGCCAGGTATCGTCCAGCTATACCGTAACCTATGTGTTGCAGCCATTAAGGGCTGTTAAATTTACCATTGACGGGGCTACAGCCACCGTAGATGGCGCTACCCTTCATTCCAATCCGGTTACCATTCAGGTAATGGCTGGCGTGGCTTCCAACAGCAATGCCGGTAATAGCTCTGCAGCTTCTGTTCCTCAGGCGTCTATGCCTGCTGCGCCGGGCTTTATGCCTCCCGATGAAGGTGAACCGGATCTGGATCAATTTCCGGGTTTGATTCGCAGTGGCGACGATCCGATGGAAGTGATCCGCAAAAATTTGTTTGTGAAGGTAGATGTGGATAAAACGGATGTGTACCAGGGTGAGCAGATTGTGGCTACCTATAAGCTATATACCCGTCTGCAGACAACTTCAGACGTGATGAAGGTGCCGGCTTTCAGTGGTTTTTCCACGCGTGATATTGATTTGCCCAATCCGCCGCAGGCCACCACCGAAATTGTAGATGGCAAACGATACAAAGTATTTACCATCCGCAAAACCATTCTTTTTCCCCTTCAAACGGGTAAGCTGCAGCTGGATCCGGTGGAGATTGACAACCGGGTGCGGCTTTATATCCTCAACAAACCATCGCGGCACGTGCGTCATACGGATCCGCTGGAAGAATTCCTGAAAGACCCTTTCCACTTCAATCCATTTGATGATCCATTTTTTGATGATCCTTTCGGTGGAGGATCGGGTATCACGTATCGGGATTATGACTATCACCTTACCAGCAATCCGGTGACCATTCACGTGAAGCCATTGCCTGAAGAGGGTAAACCCGCAAATTTCACCGGTGCGGTTGGTAATTTTACGGTTACGGCTACGGTGGATAAATCCAGCCTGAGTACCGATGATGCCGGTACGTTAAAGGTAACCATCAGTGGAGCAGGCAATCTGCAAATGATCAGTGCACCGACGGTGAATTTTCCCAGCAGTTTTGACTCCTACGATCCCAGAATTGAAGATAATTTCCAGAAAAACAGCATTCCGTTTGCGGGTTCCCGCAGTTTTGAATATGTCTTCATGCCGCATGCTGCAGGCGATTATACAATACCGGCCATCCGCTTTGCCTATTTTGATCCGCAGGCTAAAGCCTACAAAGAGGTGGAGACTGCTCCTATTGTGCTGCATGTGACTATGGGTAGCCGGGCTTCGACGGCACCGGTTGATTTCAGCCAGCAGCACATGTTGCCCGATCAGCTCGCTCCCATTCACCTGAGTCCGCTGCTCTGGTTGCACAGCGATTTCTCGCTCTGGCAACAATGGTGGTACTGGTTGCTGCTCGTTTTACCGTTGCTAGGCGTATGGCTGTGGTGGCGACAACAACGCCGTTTAGCATGGCTGAGGACAGATGAAGCGTTATGGAAAAATAAACAGGCCAACAAGATAGCCAGGAAGCGTTTGGCAAAAGCTGGAGAACTGCTCCGCCAACAGCAGGAAAAAGCTTTCTATCAGGAAACATCACAGGCGCTCTGGGGCTACCTGAGCCATAAATGCAATATTCCATTTGCAGAACTGAGCCGGGAAAGGGTCAGGGAAACCCTTTTGCAAAAAGCTATACAACCTGAACAAGTAGACGCCTTGTTCCGGTTGCTGGATCGTTGTGAACAAGCGCTGTATGCTCCTACAACCTCGTCGCAAGATATGGCACAGGTATATCAACAGGCTTTGCAATGGATTTCCAGCTTTGAAAGCCAGTTAAAAAAATAGTCATGAAGCAGAGTCGTGCAAAAACAAGGTTTTGGATGAGGATGCTCTGGATAGCAGGGTGTTTGATGGTGGGATGGAGCATGAGCGGATATGCTGAAGATCCGGTGTTAACGAACTTTTCCAGAGCCAATGAATATTTTCAGCAAAAAAAATATGACAGCGCTCTTCAGCTTTACAAAGCATGTATAGACAAAGGCATTGTTTCACCCGATGTGTATTACAATGCCGGATGCGCTGCTTTTGAATCCAGGCATATGGGTGAAGCCGTTTATTATTTCAGAAAAGCGCTGTTGCTGGCACAGGAAAAAGGCTTGCCTACGGCTGATATTGAACACAATCTGCATGTGGCAGAGCAGCAGGTGAAAGATATGCCGGAAACTCTTCCACCTTTGTTTTTTATATCTGCCTGGTATCGGCTGGTTCACATGTTTTCACTCAATACATGGGCTTTACTCATTGTAGTCAATATCTGGATAATGGCTTTGCTGCTGGCGATGCGATGGCTTAGGGGGCAGCATCAATCAGGTGTGAAATATATTTTTGGTGCAAGTATTTGTAGTTTGTTGTTGCTAATAGTGATCACACTAAGTGCTTATCAATCCACCCATCCGCACAAAGCCGCTGTTTGCATTGCACCTCAGGCTGCCCTGTACACAGCCCCCGACAGCCAAAGTGAAGTGATGACACAACTCTCCGGAGGCGTGCCCTGTGAAGTGCTGGATATGGCCGGCAGCTGGTGCAAGATTCAGCTTCCCAACCATATTTCAGGCTGGGTAAAGGCTGAGGCTATCCGACAACTCTGAGTCATATTTTCCTGCTTTTTTGATTTGATCTCCCGCATATACAGCTACCCATTCCATGTTTTTTATCTGATTTATTTTTCGGCAACGTTACCGGGAACGATTGCGTAAAAAAATTCGGCGAAATCGTTGCTGGGAAAGGACAGAGTATGTAGACTTGTCAGAAAAAAATCAGCCAGGCTGATCAAGTTGGTTCTTTTTCATCTGGGATTACCCGCTACTTTTTAAACCTAAAACAGGTATTGCTGTATGAAAAAATGGATATTCCTTTTTGTGTGTACGTTAGGTACACTCGGCGCATGGGCACAAACGGTGCAGCTGCAGGGTCGTGTGACTGATAAAAGCACCGGTCAGCCACTTGTAGGTGTTACGGTACGCCTGCAAAACTCCAATACGGGTGCCGTTACCGATGCACAGGGAAATTTTAGCCTGGAAGTGCCCAGAGCAGCCCAGTATCATCTTGTTTTCAGCTACGTAGGTTATCAGACCCAGACTATTGCTGCCACACCTGGGAGCCGCCTGCAGGTGCAGATGAGTCCTTCCCAGCAATTACTGAATCAGGTGGTGGTGGTGGGTTATGGTACGGTAAACCGGCGCGATCTCACAGCTTCTGTTTCCTCTGTGACAGCCGAGCAGTTAAAAGATGTGCCGATTAATTCGGCTGCCGAGGCTCTTGCTGGCCGACTGGCTGGTGTACAAGTCACCGGCTCAGAAGGATCACCTGACGCCCAGGTGCTAATCCGCGTGCGTGGCGGAGGTTCCATCACGCAGGACAATTCTCCGCTCTATGTGGTGGATGGTGTGATCATGGATAATGCCCTTTCCACGCTTTCCCCACAGGATATTGAATCCATCGATGTGTTGAAAGATGCTTCGGCTACGGCTATTTATGGGGCTCGGGGAGCCAATGGCGTGGTGATTATTACGACCAAAAGCGGTAAAGCCAGTCGCACCACAGTTAGCTATAATGGATTTGTCGGAGTTCAGAAATTGGAAAAGGAACTGAAAGTTCTTGACCCTTATGATTATGTGTTGTATCAATATGAGTGGGCTCAGGGAAGCCAGCAGAATTTGAATAATTTTTACAAGACTTTTGGGCTTTGGAGTGATATTGCACAATACAAGCAAGCCCCGTTTGTAGACTGGCAGGATCAGGTGTTTGGCCGGCCCGCCCTGATGCAAACCCATAATGTGGACATCAACGGCGGAAGTGAAAAAACCCAGGTCAATCTAAGTTTGACCGACAACGAAACCCAGGCCATTATGGAGGGTTCTGATTTTAACCGCAAGCTGTTAAATTTCCGGCTCAATCACCAGGCTACCGATTATCTAAAAGTGGGCTTCAATGTACGGTTTGATAACCAAACCATTGATGGAGCAGGTACCTCCAATCCGGGTAGCAGTGCCACCAATTTCCTGCGCCAGGCCATTCGGTATCCGCCATTTTTATCGCCCGGTACCTCGCTGGATTATTACGATGCCAGCCTGGCCGATAATACCAATGCCAATGGATTATATCTGGTGAATCCCTTGCTACTCATCAAGGCACAATACAAACGCCAGTATCTGACAGTATTGGGATTAAGTGGTTATGCAGATTTGAAGATCACCCAATTTCTCTCTTTCCGTACAACCATGGGTTATACTTATAATTTGCAAAATACCAATCAATATGATGACAGCCTTTCCTATAATTCCAGGTTAAACGGCAATGCCATGCCTATTGCCACCATCAGCAATAACAATTATTTGAGTTTTGATAATTCAAACGTGTTTACCTTTTCAAACAATAAACTTAAAGGTGCATTTCATCAGAATAATCATATTCAGCTGATTGTAGGTCAGGAAACCTATGAAACCAGAAACAAATCATTGGGTATTGTACAGAAATATTTTCCCAATGGCACTTCGCCACAAAAGGCGTTGGGTAATTTAAGCCTTGCAAGCCCACCTGTTGGATTTCAGGAACCCTCGCCAACTTCCAGTGAAGATATCCAGCGCATTCTTTCCTTCTTTTCGCGTGTGATGTATAGTTATAAAGATAAATACCTGGCAACGGCCAGCATCCGTGCAGATGGCTCATCAGTGTTTGCTCCCGGTCGCCAATGGGGTTATTTCCCCGCCGCATCACTGGCTTGGCGCATTTCACAGGAACCCTTTATGCAGGGATTGCAACCCGTGATTTCCGACATGAAACTGCGCTTGAGCTACGGTGAAGCCGGAAATAACCGCATTTCCTCATTTTTATTCCTGACGCAGTTTAATACCAATAACAACTATTATGGGTTGCAAAACCAGCTCACTACAGCCTATGGCCCCGTGGCTTTAGCCAATCCTTATCTGAAATGGGAATCCACCCTGTCGCGTGACATAGGTCTGGATGTATCCCTGTTCAACAGCCGGGTGCAACTTAGTGCTGACTATTACCGGAATAAAACCAAAGACCTGTTGGTAAATGTACGTATTCCGCAAACTTCAGGTTACCTCACACAGATTCAGAATGTAGGTTCCACCAGCAACAACGGATTTGAATTGCAGTTGAATAGCTACATCATTGAAACAAAAGATTTCAGCTGGAATGCAAGTTTTAATATTTCATTCAACCAGAACAAAGTATTGAGCCTGGGCAACCAGACTTTCTTCACTGTGAATTCCGGATGGGCCGGCAGCAACAATCCCGACGATTATATTGTGCAGGTAGGTAAGCCTGTGGGCAGCATGTTTGGATTTGTGAATGACGGATATTATACACTCGATGATTTTAATTACGATAAAACAACCGGTACCTACACATTGAAACCCGGTGTGGTGGATAACAGCAGTATTACCGGAACAGCCCCTCAGCCGGGTACCATCAAGTTTAAAGATCTGAATGGCGATGGGAAAATCACTACCGGATATGCTCAACTGGGTGCCGGTGATGAAACCATTATCGGCAATGCCAATCCGAAATTCTTTGGAGGATTGAATCAGCAGTTTGTATATAAAGGCTTTGACCTAAGCATATTTGTGAATTTCCAATATGGCAACAAGGTATTTAATGCCAACAAACTGGAATTTGCCAGCGGATATACGCCGTATGCCAATCTGCTGGCTATCATGAAGGATCGCTGGCGTATTGTGGACGATCAAGGCAATCTGGTTACCGATCCCGATCAGCTGGCTGCGCTGAATGCCCATGCCAAAATCTGGCAGCCTGTAAAAAGCGCCTATGCTGCATTTGCGCCCCAGTCGTGGGCTGTGGAAGATGGCTCCTTCTTGCGCATCAACAACATCACATTCGGATATACCTTGCCGCAGCGACTCACCAAACGATTCCTGGTCCAGAAATTAAGGGCTTATGTTACGTTGAATAATCTGGTTGTTATCACTCCCTATTCCGGATATGATCCGGAAGTAAATACCCGTCGCGGTACACCGATGACGCCAGGTGTTGACTTTTCAGCTTATCCGCGCAGCAAGGCCTATATTTTTGGTTTGAATGTTACTTTTTAACCTTTTAAAAAAGCATTCGGTTATGAAAACAACCCGCAAATTATATATCGCAGGATTTATCGTGATAGGTATTGTCCTGAGCTCCTGCAAACATTATCTGGATCTGCAACCTATTTCCTCTTTTGGTCCGGAAACCGTATTTGGTACGGTCGATAATGCACGCATGGCCGTGTTGGGCGTATATCAGGAGCTGACTGGTGACCAGGGGTATGGCATTCGTATCAGCATGTATTTTCCCTATGATGATGATACTTATATGGGTGCAAGTGGCGATGGTGATGGTGATCGCCGGGATATTGCAAGATATAATCTTACGCCTGGTAATCTGCAGATTGAGCGCCCGTTTGAACAATTGTATAACGGTATTGAAAGAGCCAATCAATGCATCAAATACATTCCGCAAATGGATTTGTATAACCATGGCACACCTCAGCAGCAGGCAGAATTGCGCAGGTTATACGGAGAGGCATTAACCCTGAGAGCACAATTTTATTTTCAATTGATATTGAATTGGGGCGATGTTCCGGCTCACTGGGTACCTTCGGCAGATGTACAGAATCTGTTTGAAACCAAAACCAGCCGGGACAGTATTTATGATCATATTTTAAATGATTTGCAGCTGGCCGAAACGCTGGTTCCCTGGCGCTCGGAAGTGGCTTCACTGGGAGATCCCAACGACGAACGGATTACGAAAGGAGCAGTCAAAGGCTTACGTGCACGCATTGCTTTATTTGCTGGGGGATACTCGCTTCGCCAGAATGGAAGCATGCAACGGCGTTCTGACTATCTGAAATATTACCAGATAGCCGATACCGAATGCCTGGCCATCATCAATTCCGGCCAACACAGCTTGGATCCGAGTTTTCAGGATCTCTGGCAAAATTGGGTGGACGCACATAAGATTGACCCTTATGGTGAAATCATGTTTCAGGTGGCTATGAGTGGCGGAACAGGCGCTACCGACAGCAAACTGGGATATTACAATGGCCCCCGTGTGGGAGGCAAAGGTAATTCCAGTGTATATCCATTGCCAACTTATTTTTATTCTTTTGATTCACTCGATAGTCGCCGCGATGTAACCATTGCTCCTTACTGGGTGAATGCAGATTATACCATTCAGGCTCAATCAATCAGCAGCCTTTGTGACGGAAAATTCCGCAGAGATTGGATTACCAATCCATCGTTCGGGCCGTCGAACAATGCCCAGTATTTCGGAATCAACTGGCCTATTCTGCGATATGCGGATGTACTGTTGATGTATGCTGAAGCAGAAAACGAAATCAACAATGGTCCTACACCAGCTGCGATCAATGCCTATTTACAGGTGCGTAGAAGAGCCTTTGCCGGTAATCTGCAGCGTGTGGGTACGCCACCTTCCAATAAGGCTGGTTTTTTCCAGGCCATCATGCAGGAACGAGCATGGGAATTTGGTGGGGAGGGCATTCGCAAATATGATCTGATCCGCTGGAATATGCTGGGCACAATGTTAAACAACACAAAAGCTGCTTTGCAGGCCATGGCCAATGGTCAGCCTCCTTATAACAATTTGCCTAACAAAATGTATTACAAGCTGAATTCCACTACGCTGATCTGGGGTAATTCTTTCTATCAGCCCGCACCCAGCACCACTCCATCAGGATATGGAAGCGTAAACTGGGTGAGCTCAAGTATGCTTACTTCCAATAGCCTGAATAAATATGCGGAAGGATTCACACCTGGTAAAACCGAGCTGTTCCCCTTCCCACAGGCTATCATCAGCGCTAATCCCAATCTGGTACAAAATCCAGGATATTGAATGATTATTATCATGAATAATAAAACAATATAGGCTATGAAAAAATATTTTTCCATATACTGGCTTGCAACAGGCATGCTGCTGATCGGTTTGATGAATGCCTGTGAAAAAAAACCGGTGAATCAGTTTTATCCCAGCCGTCTTTTCACACCCACATCTATCAGCATCATTGCCTATGATACATTGGTAAATATCTCCTGGCCAGCATCGCTTTATACCAGTACCATGCATGTTACCTATACAGTGCAAATCGGCCGCGATTCCACATTCCAGTCGGGTGCTGATTTTACATTGGTGGCAGATACCAATTATCTGGTAGTAAGTGATGATACCCTTGCAGATCGGGTGAAGTATTTTGTACGCGTGCGTGCCAATGCTACCGGTGGTGCTGACTCATCTTACTGGGTATATAGCACCAGTTCATTTACCTTAACAGGTGTACAAATATTCGGAACCTTACTGAACTCAGATATTTTAGATAATGCTGTAAGACTAAACTGGACGCCGACGCCAGGAGTAAATCTGATTGTGCTGACAGCCGCCAACGGAGATACGATGCATGTACAGGTGAGCAGTACGGATAACGCCAATGGCATGATCATCGTCAGTGGATTGCAACCAGGTACAACCTACACAGCTCAGATTTTTGCCGGAACCAAAAGCAAAGGACAAATCACCTTTACTACCAAGCCTGCACTGACCGGAAATATCATTGACCTTCGTGGTATTACCGGAAGGCCAACCGTATTGTTTGATACATTGCCGCAAATTCCATCCGGAAGTATTGTATTGCTTGCCCGCGGTCAAACCTATACCATTCCTTCCACTTATACTTTCGATCGTACCGTCACCATCATGAGTGGCATGGGTTTCAGTACACCAGCTGTGTTGTTGTTGAGCAGCAATTTTGATGCAACAGGAAAAATAGATTCAATTCGCTTTTCAGATCTGGTTATTGCAACCAATGGAGCACAGTATCTGATGAATGTAGGCAACACCGCCACAATAGGTACTGTAAGCCTGGTGAATTGTACGACACAGGGTGTATTTACCAATTCCCTGATTCGTTTGAAAACAGCTAATGATACGATCCGAAAATTGTATGTCAACAATTGTATTTTCGACAGCATCGGTATCCAAAACAAATACGCTGTATTCTATGCCAGTGCCAGCTCCAGCGCCATGATTGACAATATTGAAATCCACAACAGTACCTTCTACAACATTTATTATTTCATACGGGAAGACAATGTGCATCCTACTTCCTGCGTAGTGGATCATTGTACATTCAATGCCTTTATCAATCAGGGCGGGTATTTCATTAACTATACCTATTTCCCCGCAAACTTTGTTCTTTCAAACAACATCTTTGGCAGTACGCTGGATCCGACAAATGCAAACTGGATCAAATCCACACCCAATCTCACGGTAACCAATTGTTTCTACACCACCGATTGTGTGTTCAGTGCCAACAGCATATATGGTGCAACGGCCTACAGTGGCTCATCTACAACATTGTTCCGCTCACCTTCTACCGGCGATTTTACTTTGATGGATGCTACCTTCGCAGCCAGTTACAAAGCCGGAGATCCGCGCTGGTTGCCATAAAGCAATCATCTGAAAATCGTTCTTTATGTGGGTGAAAGGTATTTTTGCTCTGGTTGCAGCTGTGGTTTTGCTCTGGGGAAG from Thermoflavifilum aggregans encodes the following:
- a CDS encoding SusC/RagA family TonB-linked outer membrane protein, producing the protein MKKWIFLFVCTLGTLGAWAQTVQLQGRVTDKSTGQPLVGVTVRLQNSNTGAVTDAQGNFSLEVPRAAQYHLVFSYVGYQTQTIAATPGSRLQVQMSPSQQLLNQVVVVGYGTVNRRDLTASVSSVTAEQLKDVPINSAAEALAGRLAGVQVTGSEGSPDAQVLIRVRGGGSITQDNSPLYVVDGVIMDNALSTLSPQDIESIDVLKDASATAIYGARGANGVVIITTKSGKASRTTVSYNGFVGVQKLEKELKVLDPYDYVLYQYEWAQGSQQNLNNFYKTFGLWSDIAQYKQAPFVDWQDQVFGRPALMQTHNVDINGGSEKTQVNLSLTDNETQAIMEGSDFNRKLLNFRLNHQATDYLKVGFNVRFDNQTIDGAGTSNPGSSATNFLRQAIRYPPFLSPGTSLDYYDASLADNTNANGLYLVNPLLLIKAQYKRQYLTVLGLSGYADLKITQFLSFRTTMGYTYNLQNTNQYDDSLSYNSRLNGNAMPIATISNNNYLSFDNSNVFTFSNNKLKGAFHQNNHIQLIVGQETYETRNKSLGIVQKYFPNGTSPQKALGNLSLASPPVGFQEPSPTSSEDIQRILSFFSRVMYSYKDKYLATASIRADGSSVFAPGRQWGYFPAASLAWRISQEPFMQGLQPVISDMKLRLSYGEAGNNRISSFLFLTQFNTNNNYYGLQNQLTTAYGPVALANPYLKWESTLSRDIGLDVSLFNSRVQLSADYYRNKTKDLLVNVRIPQTSGYLTQIQNVGSTSNNGFELQLNSYIIETKDFSWNASFNISFNQNKVLSLGNQTFFTVNSGWAGSNNPDDYIVQVGKPVGSMFGFVNDGYYTLDDFNYDKTTGTYTLKPGVVDNSSITGTAPQPGTIKFKDLNGDGKITTGYAQLGAGDETIIGNANPKFFGGLNQQFVYKGFDLSIFVNFQYGNKVFNANKLEFASGYTPYANLLAIMKDRWRIVDDQGNLVTDPDQLAALNAHAKIWQPVKSAYAAFAPQSWAVEDGSFLRINNITFGYTLPQRLTKRFLVQKLRAYVTLNNLVVITPYSGYDPEVNTRRGTPMTPGVDFSAYPRSKAYIFGLNVTF
- a CDS encoding RagB/SusD family nutrient uptake outer membrane protein, with the protein product MKTTRKLYIAGFIVIGIVLSSCKHYLDLQPISSFGPETVFGTVDNARMAVLGVYQELTGDQGYGIRISMYFPYDDDTYMGASGDGDGDRRDIARYNLTPGNLQIERPFEQLYNGIERANQCIKYIPQMDLYNHGTPQQQAELRRLYGEALTLRAQFYFQLILNWGDVPAHWVPSADVQNLFETKTSRDSIYDHILNDLQLAETLVPWRSEVASLGDPNDERITKGAVKGLRARIALFAGGYSLRQNGSMQRRSDYLKYYQIADTECLAIINSGQHSLDPSFQDLWQNWVDAHKIDPYGEIMFQVAMSGGTGATDSKLGYYNGPRVGGKGNSSVYPLPTYFYSFDSLDSRRDVTIAPYWVNADYTIQAQSISSLCDGKFRRDWITNPSFGPSNNAQYFGINWPILRYADVLLMYAEAENEINNGPTPAAINAYLQVRRRAFAGNLQRVGTPPSNKAGFFQAIMQERAWEFGGEGIRKYDLIRWNMLGTMLNNTKAALQAMANGQPPYNNLPNKMYYKLNSTTLIWGNSFYQPAPSTTPSGYGSVNWVSSSMLTSNSLNKYAEGFTPGKTELFPFPQAIISANPNLVQNPGY
- a CDS encoding DUF5123 domain-containing protein; translation: MKKYFSIYWLATGMLLIGLMNACEKKPVNQFYPSRLFTPTSISIIAYDTLVNISWPASLYTSTMHVTYTVQIGRDSTFQSGADFTLVADTNYLVVSDDTLADRVKYFVRVRANATGGADSSYWVYSTSSFTLTGVQIFGTLLNSDILDNAVRLNWTPTPGVNLIVLTAANGDTMHVQVSSTDNANGMIIVSGLQPGTTYTAQIFAGTKSKGQITFTTKPALTGNIIDLRGITGRPTVLFDTLPQIPSGSIVLLARGQTYTIPSTYTFDRTVTIMSGMGFSTPAVLLLSSNFDATGKIDSIRFSDLVIATNGAQYLMNVGNTATIGTVSLVNCTTQGVFTNSLIRLKTANDTIRKLYVNNCIFDSIGIQNKYAVFYASASSSAMIDNIEIHNSTFYNIYYFIREDNVHPTSCVVDHCTFNAFINQGGYFINYTYFPANFVLSNNIFGSTLDPTNANWIKSTPNLTVTNCFYTTDCVFSANSIYGATAYSGSSTTLFRSPSTGDFTLMDATFAASYKAGDPRWLP